The Haloprofundus salinisoli region CCCGACATCGAACGCGTGGCCGATATCGCCCACGACCACGGTGCGCCGCTTTTCGTCGACAACACGTTCGCGACGCCCGCGCTCTGCCGCCCGCTCGAACGCGGCGCGGACCTCGTCTGGGAATCGACGACGAAGTGGATAACCGGCGCGGGGACGACCGTCGGCGGCGCGCTTGTCGACGGCGGGTCGTTCCCGTGGACGGAGTACGCCGACGACTACCCCGAAATCGCCAGAGAGAATCCGGCGTACCACGGCGTCAACTTCGCCGAGCGCTTCGGCGACGCGGCGTTCACCTACGCCGCCATCGCGCGCGGGCTGCGCGACCTCGGCAACCAACAGTCGCCGTTCGACGCCTGGCAGACGCTCGAAAAACTGGAGACCCTTCCACTGAGAATGGACCGCCACTGCGAGAACGCTCAGATCGTCGCCGAGTACCTCGACGATCACTCGGCCGTCGACTGGGTGAACTACCCCGGACTTGAATCGCACGCGACCCACGCGGAGGCGACCGAGTATCTGGACGGCGGTTACGGCGGCATGATAACGTTCGGCCTCTCGGCGGGCTACGAGGCGGCCCGCGCGACCGTCGAGAACGTCGAACTCGCCTCGCTTCTGGCGAACGTCGGCGACGCGAAGACGCTCGTCATCCATCCCGCGTCGACGACCCACCAGCAACTCACCGACGAAGAACAGGAGGCGGCGGGCGTCACCGCCGACATGGTCCGTCTCTCGGTCGGTATCGAAGACCCCGAGGACATCCTCGCCGACTTAGAGCAGGCCATCGACGCGGCGACGAACTGAGGTCACTCCTCCGGCCGGAGCATGCCCCGGCCCTCGAACACCTTGCCGAGGCGGTACATCGAGGCGACGATGGTGTCGCAGGCGGGTCGAACCGCGTCCTTCGGGAGGAAGCCGACCGAGAAACCGGCGACTTCGAGCATCGGGAGGTCGTTCGCGCCGTCGCCGATTGCGACGGTCTGGCTCATCTCGACGTCGAGTTCCTCGGCGAGCCGTTCGAGTTCGCGGTCCTTTGTCCCCTCGATGAGCGGCCCCTCCGCCTCGCCGGTCAGCCGCCCGCCCTTCACGGGGAGGCGATTGGCGACGATGGTGTCGACGTCGACCCCCTCCGCTTCCAGTGCAGATTCGACGCCGCGCTCGAACCCGCCGGTGAGGATGGCGGTGTGGTGGCCGTAGTCGTTGAGGCGGTCGATGAGTTTCGCCGCGCCCGGTCGGAGTTTCACCTCGTCGTACGCCTCCTGGGCGCGTTCTTCTTCCAGTCCTTCGAGCAGCGCCGCGCGGTCGTAGAGGCTCTCCGCGTAGCTGAGTTCGTCGTTCATCGCTCGTTCGGTGATGTCGGCCATCCGGTCGGCCACGCCTTTCTGCTTGCCGAGGAGCACCGTCATTTCCGAGTCCGAGAGCGTTCCGTCGAAGTCGAACGCGACGAGTTTCATGCCGGGTGAGAGGGGGGCCGCGGGTTTGAAACCACCCGAAACGGGCACGCTTCGCCCCCCACTTTCCGCCGGCGTCGTTCTCGATGGGAGGAGTCGAACGCGGACGATTGGGTCGTATCCCGACTCTCGCCGACGTGCTCGTCGACCGGTCCCGCCGACCCGAAGCGATGCACGTCGCCGAACCCTTCGCCCGATTCGACGCGCCGAACTGGGCACATGCGTGCATATTCACCCACCCGCACCACCTCTCGCCAAGCATGCCTGTGAAGAAACCCTTAACCGCTATCCGAAAAAGCGTAGACTCATGAAGGTGCTCGTCACCGACCCGATCGCGGACGCCGGACTCGACCGACTCCGCGAGGCGGGTCACGAAGTCGAAACCGCCTACGACGTAGCGGGCGACGAACTGCTCTCGGCCGTCGCCGACGCCAACGCGCTGGTCGTCCGCTCGGGAACCGACGTCAGCCGCGAGGTGTTCGAGGCCGCCTCCGACCTCGTCATCGTCGGCCGCGCGGGTATCGGCGTCGACAACATCGACATCGACGCCGCCACCGACCACGGCGTCATCGTCGCCAACGCGCCCGAGGGGAACGTCCGCGCCGCCGCCGAGCACACCGTCGCCATGGCGTTCGCCGCCGCGCGCTCGATTCCGCAGGCGCACGCCCGTCTGAAGGTGGGCGAGTGGGCCAAGAGCGACTACCTCGGTACCGAAGTCAACGGAAAGAACCTCGGAATCGTCGGCTTCGGCCGCGTCGGACAGGAAGTCGCCAAACGCCTCGGCAACCTCGGCATGGGCCTCGTCGTCTACGACCCCTACATCTCCGAGGAGCGCGCCGAGCAGTTCGGCGCGGAACTCGTCGACGAACTCGACGCCTGCCTCGCCCGCGCGGATTTCCTCACCATCCACACGCCGCTTCTCCCTGAGACGCGCGGGATGATCGGCGAGGACGAACTCGAGACGTTCGGCCACGGGTACGTCGTCAACTGCGCGCGCGGCGGGATCATCGACGAACCGGCGCTCGCGGCCGCCGTCGAGGACGGCACCGTCGCCGGCGCGGCGCTCGACGTATTCGAGGAGGAACCGCTTTCGGAAGACTCGCCGCTCGTCGGCGTCGACGACATCATCGTCACGCCGCACCTCGGCGCGTCGACGGAGGCCGCCCAGGAGAGCGTCGCCGTCGACACCGCCGAACAGGTGCTCGCGGCGTTCGAGGAGGAGCCCGTCCTCAACGCGTTGAACGCGCCCTCGGTCGACGAGAAGGCGTTCCCGCGCATCAAGCCGTACATCGGCCTCGCGGAGACCGCCGGCAAGATCGCGGCGCAGGTGTTCGGCGAACGCGTCTCCGAAATCGCAGTCGCCTACGACGGCGACATCGCCGCGGAGAACGTCGAACTCGTCACCGCGAGCGGTCTCAAGGGCGTCTTCGAACCGCTGGAGTGGCAGGTCAACGCGGTCAACGCCCCGCATCTCGCCGAGGA contains the following coding sequences:
- the serA gene encoding phosphoglycerate dehydrogenase, with the protein product MKVLVTDPIADAGLDRLREAGHEVETAYDVAGDELLSAVADANALVVRSGTDVSREVFEAASDLVIVGRAGIGVDNIDIDAATDHGVIVANAPEGNVRAAAEHTVAMAFAAARSIPQAHARLKVGEWAKSDYLGTEVNGKNLGIVGFGRVGQEVAKRLGNLGMGLVVYDPYISEERAEQFGAELVDELDACLARADFLTIHTPLLPETRGMIGEDELETFGHGYVVNCARGGIIDEPALAAAVEDGTVAGAALDVFEEEPLSEDSPLVGVDDIIVTPHLGASTEAAQESVAVDTAEQVLAAFEEEPVLNALNAPSVDEKAFPRIKPYIGLAETAGKIAAQVFGERVSEIAVAYDGDIAAENVELVTASGLKGVFEPLEWQVNAVNAPHLAEERGIDVTESKSRQSEDFQSLVTVTVGDGEETLSVSGTLFAGEEPRIVRIDGYRVDAVPHGHMLVARNYDKPGVIGLIGTVLGDHDVNIAGMFNARETRGGEALTVYNLDSAVPEEAAEALLADDRIIGVHTIILNGDAEARRLDIAAE
- a CDS encoding O-acetylhomoserine aminocarboxypropyltransferase/cysteine synthase family protein, whose protein sequence is MSEENDDTPDAPDSPGFRTRSLHAGQDPDPATGARAPPLYQTTSYVFDDADDAAAQFALEKPGHIYSRLMNPTNAMLQERLASLEGGVGAVATASGMASFDLATFLLAEAGDNVVSSSALYGGTYTYLTHTVERRGISTRFVDPLDYEAYAEAIDENTAYVHLETIGNPALVTPDIERVADIAHDHGAPLFVDNTFATPALCRPLERGADLVWESTTKWITGAGTTVGGALVDGGSFPWTEYADDYPEIARENPAYHGVNFAERFGDAAFTYAAIARGLRDLGNQQSPFDAWQTLEKLETLPLRMDRHCENAQIVAEYLDDHSAVDWVNYPGLESHATHAEATEYLDGGYGGMITFGLSAGYEAARATVENVELASLLANVGDAKTLVIHPASTTHQQLTDEEQEAAGVTADMVRLSVGIEDPEDILADLEQAIDAATN
- the serB gene encoding phosphoserine phosphatase SerB, with the protein product MKLVAFDFDGTLSDSEMTVLLGKQKGVADRMADITERAMNDELSYAESLYDRAALLEGLEEERAQEAYDEVKLRPGAAKLIDRLNDYGHHTAILTGGFERGVESALEAEGVDVDTIVANRLPVKGGRLTGEAEGPLIEGTKDRELERLAEELDVEMSQTVAIGDGANDLPMLEVAGFSVGFLPKDAVRPACDTIVASMYRLGKVFEGRGMLRPEE